A stretch of DNA from Microlunatus sp. Gsoil 973:
TGCCCGGTTCGCAGGGACCTGAAAGGATGATCGGCGTGAAGATCGGCGTCATCGGAACCGGACAATTCGCTCGCAGTTTCATCGGGCTCTGGCAGCTGCACCCAGATGTCGAGGAGGTGTATGCGACAGACCTGATCCCGGAACGGGCCGAGGAACACCGGCAGAGGTACAACCTGGCCGGCACCTTCTCCGACGTGGACGAGCTGCTGGCGTCCGACGTCGACTCGGTCGCGATCATGACCCAGCGCTGGACCCATGGTGAGTTGGCTCTGCGGGCCCTGGAGGCAGGCAAGAACGTCTACTCCGCGGTGCCGATGGCGATCGCGGCCGAGGAGATCGAGGCGATCGTCGCGAAGGTCGAAGAGACCGGCCTCATCTACATGATGGGGGAGACCAGCTATTACAACCCCGCCGTGGTGTGGGCCAGGGGAAAGATCGCCGCCGGCGAGCTGGGCCGGGTTTTCTACTCCGAGGGCGATTACGTCCACGACATGGAGAACGGCTTCTACGCCGCCTATCAGTACAGCGGCGGTGACGACTGGAAGAAGACCGCCAGCTACCCGCCGATGCTGTATCCCACCCACGCCATCGGCGGCGTGCTGGGCGCGTTGCCGACCCATGCCACCAGCGTCAGCTGCATCGGCATCGTCGATGACCGCGGCGACGGCGTGTTCGACAAGAACGTCTCGCTGTGGGCCAACGAGTTCTCCAACATGTCGGCGCTGTTCGAGCTGGCCGACGGTGGGGCGATGCGGACCAACGAGTTCCGTCGGGTCGGCTACTGGAATGGGCACGAGTCGAGGTTCCGCTTCTACGGCACGGAATCGGTGATGGAACAGACCGGGCACGGTGCGACCTGGAGTGTCAAGACCCCGGGTGAGGACTACGCCAAGGGTGAGACCCTCGACATCAGTGATCTCTTCTACACCCACGACCACCAGCTTCCCGAGGACTTCGGCGACGTGGATCCCGCGTTGATGCAGAGTTTCGCCTCGGGGACTGCCAAGGTTCATGATCGTTCCCGGCTGCCGGTCGAGTTCGAGGGTGCACACAACGGCCACGAGGGTTCACACCACTTCCTGGCCGACGACTTCGTCCGCGCCGTGACGGGCAAGACCCAGCCGCCGGTCAACGCCTGGACCGCCGCGCGGTTCACGCTGCCCGGTGTGGTCGCCTACGAGTCGGCCAAACAGGGAGGTACCCGGCTGCCGATCCCGGACTTCGGTGACGGCCCGGAGAAGCCGTCCTGGTGATTCGCGAGCGCACGCCAGGTGCCACCGTATCGGCGGCCGGGATACCTGCTGATCGTTGCGGTCGGCGGTGCGATCGGCACGGAGACCAGGTTTCAGATCACCGATGCGGTGGCGCCGGCCATGTCGGCGCCGGCGATCACCTTCGTGATCAACGTCGTCGGCAGTCTGTTGCTCGGTGTCGTGTTGGAGAAGCTCGCCCTCGGCGGACCTGATCAAGGCGTACGGCGCCGGTTGCGGTTGTTGCTCGGCACCGGCTTCCTCGGCGGCTTCACGACCTACAGCACACTGGCCGTCGACGTCGCCACATTCCTGTCCCACGGTGACGCCGGAACCGGGATCGGCTACGGGCTCGGGACGGTGATCTCCGGGGTGCTGGCAGCCGCTGTCGGCGTCTGGCTGGCGGCGGCCTCCCATCGCCGCCCGTCAGCGGGGGACCGATGATGATCATCACCGCCGTCCTACTGGCCGTCGCCGGCGGTGTCGGCGCCGCCTGCCGGTTCGCCATCGACGGCCTGGTGCGCGGCCGGACCTCCCGAGCGTTCCCGTTCGGAACCATGATCATCAATCTCAGCGGATCCCTGCTGTTGGGTCTGCTGGCCGGCATGGTCGCCACGGGGCTTCCGTCCCAGGCGCAGACCGTCGCCGGCACCGGGTTCCTCGGCGGTTACACGACCTTCAGCTCGGCATCGGTGGAGACGCTCCGCCTGATGCAGGAGCGCCGCTGGGCGGCGGTGATCAGCAACGGTCTCGGGATGCTGGTGCTCAGTTCAGCTCTGGCGTTGCTCGGCATCCTGCTCGGCGAGCAGCTGTAGCCGGGTCGTCGGGTCAGGCGGGCTGGTCGGCCGCGCCGACCCGGAGCGAGAGCCGTGCGGTGAGCTCGCCGCCGGCCGGCAGCCGCAGGGCACTGGCGGAGATCCGGCGGGCGTCGTGCAATCCATGGGCCGGCCAGCTGCTGCTCGGCGTCAGCGCCAGGAAATAGCCGGTGCCGAACCACGGATGGCCGTCGGTGCCGCCCGCCTCGAGGTTGTACCACAGGTAAGGCCAGGGGTCGGCCTCCCAGTCCAGGGCCACCGTGCAGTCGATCATGCGGTTGGTGATCGTCGCCCGGGTCTCGGCCAGATCTGTCAGGTAGGCCATCCGGTTCTCCGACCCGGCTTCCGGCAGATAACGGAGATTGATCACCGAGGCCCGTCCCGGAGTCCGCGGCCAGGGCATGACGTCCTCATAGTCGGAGTCGTAAAGGATCGTCGCGTCCGGATGGACCAGTGCGGTGCCGCACTCGACCTCGGCGTCCTTGCTGATCAACGGCGGGCCGAACTGTACGGTGCTGCCCCACATCACGTCCCGGTCGTCGACCCCGAGGTTGCGGACGCTCTCGGCCACCGTGACGGTGTCGTCGGCGATCGTGATGATCTTGGTCATCTCCACCGGGCTGCGCCGGAGACGGGTGCTCATCCGGATCTGGGTGTCGGAGAGTTCATCGACATCGAACGGTGAGATCCTCGCCTCGCCGTCGAAACCCTGATCGGCACCTTCGACGGTCACCGTGTCGCCGCCGTTGGGAAAGATCGACTGCCAGCCACCGGGATCTACGTCGTATCGCTGCACCTCGGCGGTGGCGCTGAGCTGGGGAATGCCGCGGGTCGGCAGCCCCCACGGCGTCTGGTGCAACAACTCCAGGCCGTCGGTGGTCCGCCGCAGCGAGGTG
This window harbors:
- a CDS encoding Gfo/Idh/MocA family protein: MIGVKIGVIGTGQFARSFIGLWQLHPDVEEVYATDLIPERAEEHRQRYNLAGTFSDVDELLASDVDSVAIMTQRWTHGELALRALEAGKNVYSAVPMAIAAEEIEAIVAKVEETGLIYMMGETSYYNPAVVWARGKIAAGELGRVFYSEGDYVHDMENGFYAAYQYSGGDDWKKTASYPPMLYPTHAIGGVLGALPTHATSVSCIGIVDDRGDGVFDKNVSLWANEFSNMSALFELADGGAMRTNEFRRVGYWNGHESRFRFYGTESVMEQTGHGATWSVKTPGEDYAKGETLDISDLFYTHDHQLPEDFGDVDPALMQSFASGTAKVHDRSRLPVEFEGAHNGHEGSHHFLADDFVRAVTGKTQPPVNAWTAARFTLPGVVAYESAKQGGTRLPIPDFGDGPEKPSW
- a CDS encoding CrcB family protein, with the protein product MPPYRRPGYLLIVAVGGAIGTETRFQITDAVAPAMSAPAITFVINVVGSLLLGVVLEKLALGGPDQGVRRRLRLLLGTGFLGGFTTYSTLAVDVATFLSHGDAGTGIGYGLGTVISGVLAAAVGVWLAAASHRRPSAGDR
- the crcB gene encoding fluoride efflux transporter CrcB, whose translation is MIITAVLLAVAGGVGAACRFAIDGLVRGRTSRAFPFGTMIINLSGSLLLGLLAGMVATGLPSQAQTVAGTGFLGGYTTFSSASVETLRLMQERRWAAVISNGLGMLVLSSALALLGILLGEQL